A single region of the Nitrososphaerota archaeon genome encodes:
- a CDS encoding DUF432 domain-containing protein, translating into MVVSLAQRFGIYDVKDGLEIELRSEKMSLKNMGGDNFRYRREHNGEVVAERLFTNKDGSVRLALWPTRPINTPQPLGHHVMLRLNPAISLPPRSEDTHHLTMPIEIGIFTVSKGISNDNGGSININYMIDTFSLTRQRYALYGVPEAGYICRMHDTVPDRVAKPVPYEEAAVIMRFENSLDDWVTVTKLVLDAHMVDLYAKEDTVYLEDSNAVIEEGKLADVFLNNKAPLPGLTEVPMAENTKKIRLSLLSRTGLGDTCKFTMEYGY; encoded by the coding sequence TTGGTAGTTAGTTTAGCTCAGCGGTTTGGAATTTATGACGTGAAAGATGGTCTTGAGATTGAGCTTAGAAGCGAAAAGATGAGTCTCAAGAATATGGGTGGAGACAACTTTAGGTATCGCCGTGAGCACAACGGGGAAGTAGTTGCTGAGCGGCTCTTCACCAACAAAGACGGCTCGGTTCGACTCGCCCTCTGGCCTACACGTCCAATCAACACTCCTCAACCACTCGGCCACCACGTTATGCTTCGACTTAACCCCGCTATCTCTCTGCCACCTAGATCCGAAGATACTCATCACTTGACGATGCCTATCGAAATAGGCATCTTCACAGTCAGCAAAGGAATCAGCAACGACAACGGTGGCAGTATCAACATCAATTACATGATTGACACCTTCTCTTTAACGCGGCAAAGGTATGCTCTCTACGGGGTTCCCGAGGCAGGCTACATCTGCAGAATGCATGATACTGTGCCTGACAGGGTGGCGAAGCCTGTTCCGTACGAGGAGGCTGCTGTGATTATGCGGTTTGAGAACAGCTTAGACGACTGGGTGACCGTCACCAAGCTGGTCTTAGATGCTCACATGGTGGATCTCTATGCGAAGGAGGACACAGTATATCTTGAAGACTCCAATGCGGTGATTGAAGAGGGGAAGCTGGCTGATGTTTTCCTAAACAACAAGGCTCCGCTCCCCGGTTTAACAGAGGTCCCTATGGCTGAAAACACTAAGAAGATTCGTCTCAGCCTCCTATCACGAACCGGCTTAGGTGACACCTGCAAATTTACAATGGAGTACGGTTACTGA
- a CDS encoding mechanosensitive ion channel family protein: protein MEWLGSTIPGSNFTYFQIAVALLIIVVGIIIAKVLSLSLKRASTPLMSGNYSHLLQRIVYYTVIVISVMMALSSLNVDFTGALLAGGILGIVVGFATQSVVSNLVSGIFLQMDKPISIGDPICIIDGNLYGAILEINVFSTTICTPDGVNLRIPNEKIFTSKIYNFAKYVARRVSVKVGIAYKENIPHVTEVVKKALEENPLILVEPAPVIYAEELADSCINLSILVWTPSSVWLQLNAQLVQQVKKALDDAGIEIPFPQRVVWQKEGTP, encoded by the coding sequence ATGGAGTGGCTAGGATCAACTATTCCAGGCTCAAACTTCACATATTTTCAAATCGCAGTCGCCTTATTAATCATAGTAGTCGGGATCATAATTGCTAAGGTGCTGAGCCTTTCGCTTAAACGCGCCTCCACCCCACTTATGTCTGGAAACTACTCACATCTGCTGCAGCGCATCGTCTACTATACTGTGATAGTTATCTCTGTAATGATGGCTCTCTCCTCACTGAACGTTGACTTCACCGGTGCTTTGCTCGCAGGCGGCATCCTAGGTATCGTCGTAGGTTTCGCTACACAGTCTGTGGTCTCGAACCTTGTGTCAGGAATCTTTCTGCAGATGGACAAACCTATCTCAATAGGCGATCCGATATGCATAATCGACGGAAACCTATACGGAGCCATCCTTGAAATCAACGTCTTCTCAACAACAATCTGCACCCCAGACGGAGTCAACCTACGCATCCCAAACGAGAAGATCTTCACCTCAAAAATCTACAACTTCGCAAAATACGTTGCGCGAAGAGTCAGTGTAAAAGTCGGCATCGCATACAAGGAGAACATACCTCACGTCACCGAAGTCGTCAAGAAGGCGCTTGAAGAAAACCCGCTCATCCTAGTGGAGCCGGCCCCGGTCATCTACGCTGAGGAGCTAGCTGATTCATGCATAAACCTCTCAATTCTAGTCTGGACTCCTTCATCAGTTTGGCTACAACTCAATGCGCAACTAGTGCAGCAAGTTAAGAAGGCGCTCGACGACGCAGGAATCGAAATACCGTTCCCGCAAAGAGTCGTCTGGCAAAAAGAAGGCACACCGTAG
- a CDS encoding Lrp/AsnC family transcriptional regulator yields MVKIDEIDTKILTALTEDASISVPKLSKKINVNPSVCYSRIKRLVRRNLIKKFTIDVNEELLGYHVTALVGLNTDVKKRENILKNITALGETREVQEVTGRFDIMVTIKARSLDDLHNIVTGKIGNIDGVNRSETFIELKTASKEPTFEPQTA; encoded by the coding sequence ATGGTGAAAATTGACGAGATAGACACTAAGATATTGACAGCTCTTACTGAAGATGCCAGTATCTCTGTACCTAAGCTCAGCAAGAAAATTAACGTGAATCCTTCAGTGTGCTATAGTCGAATCAAGCGGTTAGTACGTCGGAACCTAATCAAGAAGTTCACTATAGACGTCAATGAAGAACTCCTTGGATACCACGTAACCGCTCTAGTAGGACTAAACACGGATGTGAAGAAGCGCGAGAACATCCTCAAGAACATCACCGCACTCGGTGAGACCAGAGAAGTTCAAGAGGTCACCGGTCGGTTCGACATCATGGTCACAATCAAGGCACGTTCCCTAGACGATCTGCACAACATCGTAACAGGAAAGATAGGCAACATCGACGGAGTAAACAGAAGCGAAACCTTCATCGAACTAAAGACCGCTAGCAAAGAACCAACATTCGAACCACAGACGGCCTAG